A single region of the Anopheles funestus chromosome X, idAnoFuneDA-416_04, whole genome shotgun sequence genome encodes:
- the LOC125769265 gene encoding uncharacterized protein LOC125769265 produces the protein MRRWKTDESATATRASMDNCIETSSTIDAPLMHNNEKSAKIITPITYSAENNVNLNHCNSSVRIITSPITPKIVPGIAAIVPPPPVPITPTRSALIVSSTSTTMEQQNRSTESTQSFLAPSTSSTNSFHFDGKENQRRNYTEHSYASGVLGKNNFPSATDDSATNSRSNMQENQMLEKILKKLENIEVKVDCLLDHVCCSNTTVRRINFEFTQIDCLENFQQFNDKLGQDPIFYNSGIEWLSMRVTEQDLDNRMHEALDLLFDRHFFSTCSWSGKGKTDKKIALKEYSNFINFFKSFAGNKFQMPTDDCVKTFFLKKLSHGVARAKAQGIRKTSCHKKRRL, from the coding sequence ATGCGTCGTTGGAAAACTGACGAAAGTGCAACAGCAACGCGTGCATCTATGGACAACTGCATTGAAACTTCATCGACGATTGATGCACCACTTATGCATAACAAcgaaaaaagtgcaaaaattATTACACCTATCACATATAGTGcagaaaataatgtaaatctAAACCATTGCAATAGTTCTGTGCGGATAATAACATCTCCCATCACACCGAAAATTGTGCCTGGCATTGCAGCAATAGTTCCACCACCCCCGGTACCAATAACTCCAACACGTAGTGCATTGATAGTTTCTTCTACATCAACTACTATGGAACAACAAAATAGATCGACTGAATCAACCCAATCCTTTTTGGCACCATCTACATCATCgacaaattcatttcatttcgatgGCAAAGAAAACCAACGACGAAACTACACCGAACACAGTTATGCTTCCGGAGTGTTgggaaaaaacaattttccttcaGCGACAGACGATTCGGCTACAAATTCTCGTTCTAATATGCAGGAAAATCAAATGCTAGAAAAGATACTTAAAAAACTAGAGAATATTGAAGTTAAAGTAGACTGTCTATTAGATCACGTATGTTGTAGTAACACAACCGTTAGACGGATTAATTTTGAGTTTACTCAAATAGATTGTTTAGAAAACTTTCAACAATTTAATGATAAACTTGGACAGGATCCAATTTTCTACAATAGCGGAATTGAATGGCTTAGCATGAGAGTCACAGAACAAGACTTGGATAATCGAATGCACGAAGCATTAGATCTCCTCTTCGATCGTCATTTTTTTAGCACATGTAGCTGGAGTGGCAAAGGTAagacagacaaaaaaatagcACTAAAAGAGTAcagtaattttattaattttttcaaatctTTTGCCGGAAATAAGTTTCAAATGCCAACAGATGATTgtgttaaaacattttttctaaaaaagtTATCCCACGGAGTAGCTAGAGCTAAGGCGCAAGGAATTAGAAAAACAAGCTGCCACAAAAAAAGGCGCTTATAA
- the LOC125768900 gene encoding uncharacterized protein LOC125768900 isoform X1, which produces MYAKKLKKSGQLAKIRKANESNFQRESNSSDPPIVPTTSDDIMEEAVENNSEVLLDEDAGDSSEPSDDGEPEIAFGNKPFKDLLRLWALSYNVPLKTLTALLKLLDHSTDFNLPKDARTFLKTPILISNQIANVAGGQLWYYGVEKCLQHYFGKETPATSLIALNLSMDGLPLHNSGPTEMWPILMSLPHLKPMPVLVVGIYCGSSKPDNIESYLRPLVDELNFLLDQGTNINGKLVDIQLHAIIADSPARSFLKGVAYHGSRHGCMKCKSIGTHLKSARKVVYQSVCADLRTDKEFRDGVYKEHYRCRSPLLDLNDFDMIYNFVVADLLHLIDLGIVRKLLWGWVFGTLKPFKKWKPSKQRMISEQLINIKFPSEMNRQLRSLRYLKYWKGKEYGNFFRHVSIPILSANLNTRVFDHFKLLYVAVILLTSKTFQQHWAYAGILLERFVGQFGNIYHEHHVTSNVHNLLHVLVDVHRFGPLSDISTYPFENKLFSIKKLVRSAPHPLPQVANRIVELKEVEVATNDPKHTFPMIKMIKDEVILQVNENFLLRKNNKNSWFLTKDHTIIQYHSASEYSDGYKIEGYKVLIKENTFEDPLISDIIYNYKAKVSDVSSTLSHVLVSDIKCKLVCIVLNNEFFFTPLVHTIVSD; this is translated from the exons ATGTATgctaaaaaactgaaaaaatcaGGACAATTAGCCAAAATCCGAAAAGCTAATGAATCCAACTTTCAACGTGAATCAAATTCATCAGATCCACCAA tCGTTCCCACAACATCTGATGATATCATGGAAGAAGCCGTCGAGAATAATAGTGAAGTTCTTTTGGACGAAGATGCTGGAGATTCTAGCGAACCATCCGACGACGGTGAACCAGAAATTGCTTTCGGGAACAAACCGTTTAAAGATTTGCTTCGGCTGTGGGCACTTTCCTACAATGTTCCGCTGAAAACTTTAACCGCGCTGCTAAAACTATTGGACCACAGTACTGATTTCAACCTCCCTAAGGATGCgagaacatttttaaaaacgcCAATTTTGATATCCAATCAAATCGCAAATGTTGCTGGCGGGCAGCTGTGGTACTATGGGGTAGAAAAATGCTTACAGCATTACTTCGG CAAAGAGACACCTGCAACAAGTTTAATTGCTTTAAACTTGTCAATGGATGGATTGCCCTTACACAACAGTGGACCGACTGAGATGTGGCCTATACTTATGTCCTTGCCTCATTTGAAACCAATGCCAGTGTTGGTTGTTGGAATCTATTGTGGGTCATCAAAGCCAGATAATATTGAAAGTTATCTTAGGCCGTTGGttgatgaattaaattttcttctggaTCAAGGCACAAACATCAACGGAAAACTGGTCGACATTCAGTTACATGCCATTATAGCTGATTCTCCGGCACGATCATTTCTAAAGG GAGTCGCATATCACGGTTCAAGGCATGGCTGCATGAAATGCAAGAGCATCGGAACACATTTGAAAAGCGCCAGAAAGGTTGTGTACCAAAGCGTGTGTGCAGATCTCCGTACTGATAAAGAGTTTCGAGATGGTGTGTATAAGGAGCATTATAGATGTAGAAGTCCATTATTAGATCTCAATGATTTCGATatgatttataattttgtagTAGCAGACTTACTTCATCTAATAGATTTAGGAATAGTCAGAAAATTATTATGGGGTTGGGTATTTGGCACCctaaaaccatttaaaaaatggaaaccttCTAAGCAACGCATGATATCGGAGCAActgataaatattaaattcccAAGCGAAATGAATAGGCAATTACGATCTTTGCGTTATTTAAAGtattggaaaggaaaagagtATGGAAACTTTTTCCGTCATGTTAGCATTCCGATATTAAGTGCCAATCTCAACACACGAGTTTTCGATCATTTCAAACTATTGTATGTTGCAGTTATACTACTGACCTCCAAGACATTTCAACAGCATTGGGCATATGCAGGTATCTTACTGGAAAGGTTTGTTGGTCAATTTGGCAACATTTACCATGAACATCATGTGACCAGTAACGTTCATAACTTGCTTCATGTTTTGGTTGATGTGCATAGGTTTGGGCCATTAAGTGATATTTCTACATATCCGttcgaaaacaaattattttctatcaaAAAATTAGTCAGGAGTGCGCCTCACCCTCTACCACAAGTTGCTAACCGTATAGTTGAGCTAAAAGAAGTGGAAGTTGCTACAAATGATCCAAAACATACATTTCCcatgataaaaatgataaaagatGAAGTCATACTGCAGGTGAATGAAAACTTTTTACTacgcaaaaataataaaaactcatGGTTTTTGACTAAAGACCACACAATAATTCAATACCATAGCGCATCAGAATACTCCGATGGTTATAAAATAGAGGGTTAtaaagttttgataaaagaaaacacatttgaaGATCCCCTTATCTCTGATATCATATATAATTATAAGGCAAAAGTATCGGATGTATCATCTACATTAAGCCATGTATTAGTTAGCGATATTAAGTGTAAATTAGTGTGTATAGTCTTAAATAacgaattttttttcactcctcTTGTTCATACTATTGTAAgcgattaa
- the LOC125768900 gene encoding uncharacterized protein LOC125768900 isoform X2, producing the protein MYAKKLKKSGQLAKIRKANESNFQRESNSSDPPIVPTTSDDIMEEAVENNSEVLLDEDAGDSSEPSDDGEPEIAFGNKPFKDLLRLWALSYNVPLKTLTALLKLLDHSTDFNLPKDARTFLKTPILISNQIANVAGGQLWYYGVEKCLQHYFGKETPATSLIALNLSMDGLPLHNSGPTEMWPILMSLPHLKPMPVLVVGIYCGSSKPDNIESYLRPLVDELNFLLDQGTNINGKLVDIQLHAIIADSPARSFLKGK; encoded by the exons ATGTATgctaaaaaactgaaaaaatcaGGACAATTAGCCAAAATCCGAAAAGCTAATGAATCCAACTTTCAACGTGAATCAAATTCATCAGATCCACCAA tCGTTCCCACAACATCTGATGATATCATGGAAGAAGCCGTCGAGAATAATAGTGAAGTTCTTTTGGACGAAGATGCTGGAGATTCTAGCGAACCATCCGACGACGGTGAACCAGAAATTGCTTTCGGGAACAAACCGTTTAAAGATTTGCTTCGGCTGTGGGCACTTTCCTACAATGTTCCGCTGAAAACTTTAACCGCGCTGCTAAAACTATTGGACCACAGTACTGATTTCAACCTCCCTAAGGATGCgagaacatttttaaaaacgcCAATTTTGATATCCAATCAAATCGCAAATGTTGCTGGCGGGCAGCTGTGGTACTATGGGGTAGAAAAATGCTTACAGCATTACTTCGG CAAAGAGACACCTGCAACAAGTTTAATTGCTTTAAACTTGTCAATGGATGGATTGCCCTTACACAACAGTGGACCGACTGAGATGTGGCCTATACTTATGTCCTTGCCTCATTTGAAACCAATGCCAGTGTTGGTTGTTGGAATCTATTGTGGGTCATCAAAGCCAGATAATATTGAAAGTTATCTTAGGCCGTTGGttgatgaattaaattttcttctggaTCAAGGCACAAACATCAACGGAAAACTGGTCGACATTCAGTTACATGCCATTATAGCTGATTCTCCGGCACGATCATTTCTAAAGGGTAAGTAA